From the Candidatus Cloacimonadaceae bacterium genome, the window CTCTTGCTTATGCCATGGGAAGCGGAAAAGCTATTGTTTCCACTCCCTTCTGGTATGCTGAGGAGATGTTGTCTCAGGGACGGGGTAGAATCGTTCCTTTTCAGAACCCGCTTGCATTAGCTGAGCAAATAAATGATTTGCTTGATAATGAAGTGGAGTGCCACTTGATGAGGAAGAACGCTTATACCTTCGCAAGGGAAATGGTTTGGTCAAAGGTAGCGGATAAATATCTTGAAGTGTTCGCAGTAGTAAAGAAGGAAAGGGAATGCCTGCCAAGACCATTGTTAAAATCAAAAACTATTGATTTGTCTCTGCAAAAATACCTAAACCCCAAACTTGATTATATCATTCATCTTACTGATGATGTCGGAATTTATCAACACACAAAATTTATCATTCCGGACAGATCACATGGTTATTGCACAGACGATAATGCCAGGGCATTAATTGCGGTACTAATGGCAAAAGAAGCTATTACAGAAAATGGAATGACTGATAAACTGGCATCTACCTACTTGAGTTTTTTGGATCACGCTTACAATAAAGAGAATGGACGATTTCGAAGTTTCCTTAGTTTTGACCGTCAGTGGCATGAGGATATTGGAACCGAGGATGGTCATGGTCGCGCAATTTGGGGCTTGGGAGAAGCGATTACTTTAACCGATTCCGAAGATTTCAGGTCAGCAGCACAGCATTTATTTGAAAAAGCTCTTCCTCCCTTAGTTGATTTTTCTTCTCCGCGTGCCTGGGCTTACGCCATTGTTGGCATTCGCGCTTATTTAACCTTGTATGGTGGGAATAGTGAAGTGCATCGGGTGAGAGAGAAACTCGCCAATAAACTGATGTGTTTATACAAGAAAAATGCAAGTGATGATTGGCCCTGGATTGAGGACAGTGTTACTTATGCTAACGGCATAATCGCCCGGGCTTTGATAATTGCCGGGCATTGCCTTAAAAACAAATCAATGCTTAATGCAGGATTGAAAAGTTTGAAGTGGCTGCTTGATATTCAAACAGATGAAAAAGGGCATTGTGTTCCTGTGGGTAATCACGGCTGGTATATACGAGGTAAGGAAAAAGCCAGATTTGACCAGCAGCCGATAGAAATTCTGGATTTGATTGAAGCTTGTGGTGAAGCTTATAAAATCACATTTGACGAAATCTGGATTAAACACTCTCAGAATTGTTTAGATTGGTTTTTTGGCAGTAACGATTTGAATGCTCCGTTGTATGATTTCAAAACAGGCTCCTGCTGTGACGGGCTTTCAGCAGACGGCCCTAACCGTAACAAAGGTGCGGAATCAACTCTGGTTTGCCTTATGTCGTTACTTAGTCAAAAGCAGTTGTTTAACCATTATTTACTAGATAAAAATTTGGTCAAAGACACAGGGGGCAAAAAAGGGAGGTAATTGAAAATGGCAAACAAACCGATTGTAATGATTAGCTCTTATCCGCCAAGATTATGTGGTATTGCCACTTTTTGCGAAGAAGCAAGAGAATTTATTCAAAAAGCTAATCCAGATCGCGATGTTTTGGTAATAAGTCACACGGACGGCAATGGTAAGGGTGTTTTTCCGATTATTGATATGTCAAGAGTTGATTGGTGGACGCCTGTAGCAAAAAAAATTGAAAAATTAAACCCATATGTGGTTCACATTGAACATGAATATGGTCTTTATGAATATGTGGATCCGAGAGGGATTGGCGACAGAAATGACGGTTTTCTCGACCTGCTGGAAGCAATTGGTCATACTCCGGTTGTTGTGGAACCGCATACTATTCATGGTCGTTTGAGTGACTTCGAGGCTGATTTTATTTATAAGATGTGTCAGCAGAGTCAGGTAGTATTATTTAAATGCAATTATCAGAAGTGGAGACTGGACTGGACATTCAAGGCAAAAGGTTGGAAAACTCCTCAAAACATCATGGTTATACCACATGGAGCTCGCTCCGATAAGCGCTGGGGTCTGCACGAAATTAAGGCATTGAGAAAAGAATTTGGTCTAAGTAAAATCGGAGTAGCTGATCATCTGGTGGGGATGATTGGCTGGATTCAATCCAATAAACGTTGGGATATCTTACTTTCAATGTGGGAAGATATCCATCGTGAAATAGTTGAGCAAACTGGTCAGTACTGGGGTCTTTTGGCTGCAGGGGCTATGCGTGACCCCAGGCACAAACAAGATTACGAAAAGTGGAAATCTGATGTGCAGATATTAGCCAAAAAAAGGATTGCACATTATCATGAGTTTATTCCCCGGGGAGATGCATATTACAAGATGATGGCAATCTGCGATTTTATTGTTTTGCCTTCCATTGATGAAACCCAATCCGGGACCCTGGCTCGAATTATTTCTCT encodes:
- a CDS encoding glycosyltransferase family 4 protein, yielding MNDIQEGYKYPGQVHFEINQRNLSEYILAADFLNLNRIDAVCLQHEFGIFGGDNGSYILELLYRLKMPLVTTLHTVIQTPNQNQMSIIKRIGQLSDRVVVMSNYAKQMLQDIYNMSADKIVMIHHGIPDIPFVDSNYFKDQYGVEGRRVILTFGLLSPSKGIETVIEALPSIIKQHPDVVYVVLGATHPNVKKEQGEAYRLTLQRRVKTLGLGEYVIFRNQFVELNELCEFLCAADIYVTPYLNREQITSGTLAYAMGSGKAIVSTPFWYAEEMLSQGRGRIVPFQNPLALAEQINDLLDNEVECHLMRKNAYTFAREMVWSKVADKYLEVFAVVKKERECLPRPLLKSKTIDLSLQKYLNPKLDYIIHLTDDVGIYQHTKFIIPDRSHGYCTDDNARALIAVLMAKEAITENGMTDKLASTYLSFLDHAYNKENGRFRSFLSFDRQWHEDIGTEDGHGRAIWGLGEAITLTDSEDFRSAAQHLFEKALPPLVDFSSPRAWAYAIVGIRAYLTLYGGNSEVHRVREKLANKLMCLYKKNASDDWPWIEDSVTYANGIIARALIIAGHCLKNKSMLNAGLKSLKWLLDIQTDEKGHCVPVGNHGWYIRGKEKARFDQQPIEILDLIEACGEAYKITFDEIWIKHSQNCLDWFFGSNDLNAPLYDFKTGSCCDGLSADGPNRNKGAESTLVCLMSLLSQKQLFNHYLLDKNLVKDTGGKKGR
- a CDS encoding glycosyltransferase, with the translated sequence MANKPIVMISSYPPRLCGIATFCEEAREFIQKANPDRDVLVISHTDGNGKGVFPIIDMSRVDWWTPVAKKIEKLNPYVVHIEHEYGLYEYVDPRGIGDRNDGFLDLLEAIGHTPVVVEPHTIHGRLSDFEADFIYKMCQQSQVVLFKCNYQKWRLDWTFKAKGWKTPQNIMVIPHGARSDKRWGLHEIKALRKEFGLSKIGVADHLVGMIGWIQSNKRWDILLSMWEDIHREIVEQTGQYWGLLAAGAMRDPRHKQDYEKWKSDVQILAKKRIAHYHEFIPRGDAYYKMMAICDFIVLPSIDETQSGTLARIISLNKPYITSAPVEGLTAQTLESEGGLLFTTKEMLRQKVIKLATHENLRMELGENLKHYLENVVSWEVVSKQYNDAYKLARNSVSTGKPVVLDLEF